cctaggtaataattgtaaatcaaagaaaaaagttgaataataaacataggcaaatttaagctaatgattaataactataaatagttcagttactgactgtataattaataagaactaaagaaatattaatgcactcaattacttaagtccagtaaatgactagtaaagagtaaattaaatattaaattaaaaagtgaaacaaggagacttaggatacctaacccgcactaggtgacaagggggttaattaagttgattcattgagagtgataataaggtgagacaaaccacattgggagaggaaagtgttgaggttctcctcattagcaattgtaaacattttacctcctgAAGTTTTTCTCACTTTACTCaaaccatctctaacgaagcactgatgaattgcatctgggttttgatgacggatttgccgcaggcggtagaggaattgttctgagggcatcattttgagacacttccagtttctcccattggttatcgctgagggatgtaagagcaggagcagcatagtcaatgagtgacctaactgcttgaacgtagtacattttgagtactggtagagatgcaccctctctaagacttctcagggagcgcaaagctgagtttctgactttacaacgttgccgaagatattaaatttcttgagttaatttcaactggctgtctattatgactcctaggtattgaaaagaggtaacccactcaatttcatgtccttgtattgtgagtctgatgtcttgagttctcattttaacagcCACTGCcttggttttattgctgtttattttcactgctatgcgttccgcttccctgctaaTAATATCTATGtacttttgtgcatggttcctggcgcctttgccattgatgatgaccacaaagtcgtgtgcttagttaagcagtttggcttttggtaacttaagcttcatgaattgttccataagacagttgaagaggatggggcttagtattcctccctgcggagttccattttccagcctctttgaggacgatgtttttccttggaatttgactgtaGCTTCtcagttaagcaggcttcctttggcaaaggccagagcgtgtcctttgatttccttatccacaaggcagcacagtgtagctggagcacttagctaactcgaaggctttttctatgtctagaaaaataaggattccagtttTGTCATTGATGTGATCCAGAAGGGAGGAATGTCTTCCACATTCTGTGGAAGACATTCTGTACGACATTCTGACATTCTGTACGATATTGCCATTCTGTTATGTCTAAGAGATTGGCAATGATGGCACACCGGATCCCGAAATGCAACTCTCTCGTGCCACATGACATGCGCGAGTTTGACCGGCCGTCCTCACTCAaagttacgtatgtctaacaaaTACGGCAAGATCGGTCGATCACGCACCGGATCGATCGCTCACACACAATTAAGATAACCTCGGCCTGTCctcttctctcccctccctcacctcttctctccccctccctcacctcttctctcccctccctcacctcacctcacctcttcCCTGCTGTCGCTGGTCTGGCTGCCGGCCGGCTGAGAACACATCCCACTATGGCCACCtgtgaggccctcacacccgaGGGAGCAGCACTGTTACGCCCTAACCTTCCTATCACTTAGTAAGCATGATGATCAcctacacactacactacactcaaaacacacactcacactcaaaaCAAGTCGATTAAGTTGAATATGTAAATATGTATTTCTTCTTTAAAACGGCATACACATTTTTACGTTTTATATAACTGCCTTATATTTTTGGCTTGCGAAACTGTATTTTATGTATCAGATTTGCAGTGTAGATAATCGCCATAAAGTATATGTTGAAATTAGATAAAGAGAAAATAAAGGGTCATGTTAGTgatattattttaaatataataaaaattattattaatatacttgaattatttatttatttatatacaagaaggtacattgggggttaagaaagaacatagaaatgaagttgattttacattcttgtaaagccactagcacgcatagcgttatgggtaagtccttaaactaacataattttaagtagataatttacagtaaaattgacaaaaaaaatttacaggtactttacagctttactttactggtacagataattttaagtagataaattacagtaaaattgacaacaAAATTTGTTACAAGAACAttgtaagaaattttgacacgaaaacaaagattagaataatacacaataataacaatgcacaataatgaacaaggattactatgtacattaggatagcatttcagggttatacattagTTCCCTGAAGCACaatttgaggatcatttcaaggaataatgcagtagaatatgcactcaatataacaaccatatcagatgatatcaaagattacagtggtaaagtaatatggcttaggtacaaatattgagggattgggtagcactagatacagtgcgagcaCTGTATCACTGATACAGCACTAGGTAGgatactatgaagatgaaattagatacttttttgttttatttttgaataaggaaaaatttacagcttttcaattcattagggagtgagttccatagactaggtccctttattttcatagagtgtttacacagattaagtttgactctggggatatcaaagatatatttatgtctggtgtggtaagtacgtgttctattacatctgttcaggaagagtttcagaacagggttttcaCTTAAGAAAAAAGTttttaaatgtaattgacacaagagtggagtgagtttagcatgtttagggatttaaacaggggagctgtgtgttgtctaaaagcagagtttgttattgtcctgatagcagatttgtgctggatgatgatgggcttgaggtagtttgcagaggttgaaccccaagcacagataccataagtaagatagggatagataagtgcataatagagtgagaggagagcagagtaagatacataatatctgatcttagagagaataccaactgttttaggaacctttttagttatgtgttgtatatgggtgctgaagttgagtctcttgtcttagTACAGGCCAAGGAACTGTCCATCATTttgattgctaatgttaacattgtctatctgaagctgaattgcattcgttgatttgcttccaaataagatgtagtaggtcttttttgtGTTTAGTGtgaagtttgttggttgacatccacaagtggacttttttcattcattgtttacaacattatttaatatgagtgggttgggtcAGAGTAAATTAGGGTATtatcatcagcaaataatataggtttaaacgtgttagagacattaggcagatcattgatgtatatatgaaacaggagaggtcctaggatgctgccatgTGGCACTACTACGgttagtggtagagtgggagaggttatatcattgattgctaaatattggtgtctgtcactaagataggaccagatatagttcagggcaaggccttggattccataatggtggagtttaagtaagagatagttatggttaacagtatcggaaagcctttctcaggtcaatgaagagtccaatcggaaacttacttttgtcaagggctgagtagaattGTTCTTAAAAATTCTTAAATTGAATTGTTCAATGAATTGTTGAATGAAATTAATTGTTCTTAAAATTCCAACAACCATTACCTTACAGAgtacaagcagcaacaacagtagaatcagcagcagtagcagccgcAGTAGCAGCAGGAGTAGCAACAACCGTAGCagtagcagcaagagcagcaacagcagaagtagcagcagcaacagcagaagtaacagcagcagtagcagccgcagtagcagcaacaacagtagcagcagcagtagcagcaagagCAATAACAGCAGaagtagcagcagtaacagcagcaacaacagtagcagcaagagtagcagaagtagcagcagcagcagtagcaacaaaagTATCAGCAACAATAGAAgccgcaacagtagcagcaggagTAGTAGCAGCCGCAGTAGcagaagtagcagcagtagcaacaatagaagccgcaacagtagcagcagcagtagtagcagccgcagtagcagaagtagcagcagtagcaacaatagaagtcgcaacagtagcagcagcagtagtagcagccgcagtagcagaagtagcagcagcagcagtagcaacaaaagTAGCAGCAACAATAGAAgccgcaacagtagcagcaggagTAGTAGCAGCCGCAGTAGCAGccgcagtagcagcagcaccagtcctTGGTCCTTGCGCGAGTCATGTTTTGTCTTAATTTAACCACACTGTAAACTCCAGCCTGATTTCTACTCACCCTCAGGAATTCATTTAGAATCAACTTTTTAATATTCAAAATGTTTAAAATCTTTTACGGATACTATAACATACACAGCCATAGCATGTTATGAGTAGGGAACCTTTATGGTATTTGAATACCATGAAGGTTTCCCCCCACTGAATACCGAATACCATAAAGGTTCCCCCCACTGAATACCGAATACCATAAAGGTTCCCCTCACTGAATACCGAATACCATGAAGGTTTCCCCCCACTGAATACCGAATACCATAAAGGTTCCCCCCACTGAATACCGAATACCATAAAGGTTTCCCCCCACTGAATACCGAATACCATAAAGGTTTCCCCCCACTGAATACCGAATACCATAAAGGTTTCCCCCCACTGAATACCGAATACCATAAAGGTTTCCCCCCACTGAATACCGAATACCATGAAGGTTTTCCCCCACTGAATACCGAATACCATAAAGGTTCCCCCCACTGAATACCGAATACCATAAAGGTTCCCCCCACTGAATACCGAATACCATAAAGGTTCCCCCCACTGAATACCGAATACCATAAAGGTTCCCCCCACTGAATACCGAATACCATAAAGGTTCCCCCCACTGAATACCGAATACCATAAAGGTTCCCCCCACTGAATCAAAACCAATTTAAATGAATGAGATGATCTGTTTGTGACATTTGGATGTATACAGTACATAATACAACGGTTATGTACtgaatatatgtattatatactgCCTTATGAAATCTTCAATAAGTAAAATATAGTTTTATATGATCAAACGTTCCCCACGCCTGGCATATGTAATAAAATGCCAAAAAAAACAGGAtttaaaattcaaatttttattcaggtaaaaatacatacatagataaTGAGTTATCTTTTATAAAAAAATCTTTTTAACAGTGTTCCAAAGAAATTAATAACTAATTATCAAAATATGTACAACAATTCCTTCCTTatttcatttaaaaatctaagaaATTAGTAGTCAGACAAAATAAGAATGACAAGGACTGTGTTTGGTGGGAATGGAAATGTTAGATGAGTGGGGATGTTGGGtgagtgaggatgttgggtgaatgGGTATGTTGGGTGAATGAGGAAGTTGGGTGAATGGGTATGTTGGGTGAGTGGGGATGTTGGGTGAGTGGGGATGTTGGGtgagtgaggatgttgggtgaatgGGGATGTTGGGTGAATGGGG
This DNA window, taken from Procambarus clarkii isolate CNS0578487 chromosome 76, FALCON_Pclarkii_2.0, whole genome shotgun sequence, encodes the following:
- the LOC138357114 gene encoding uncharacterized protein → MKLIVLKIPTTITLQSTSSNNSRISSSSSRSSSRSSNNRSSSSKSSNSRSSSSNSRSNSSSSSRSSSNNSSSSSSSKSNNSRSSSSNSSNNSSSKSSRSSSSSSSNKSISNNRSRNSSSRSSSSRSSRSSSSSNNRSRNSSSSSSSSRSSRSSSSSNNRSRNSSSSSSSSRSSRSSSSSSSNKSSSNNRSRNSSSRSSSSRSSSRSSSSTSPWSLRESCFVLI